A stretch of the Medicago truncatula cultivar Jemalong A17 chromosome 5, MtrunA17r5.0-ANR, whole genome shotgun sequence genome encodes the following:
- the LOC112421815 gene encoding protein Hook homolog 1, which produces MSLPPEIDDFIKQSIDHSLGLPISSQTLDIKLRASKESEQNLRDQNTSLLQKLKERDELIEQSKYEACVNALAIKKFVEENQKLAAECENLLGHCRKLEKECALYDNDREALIDFQNEAEERAREACLRAEELERDLVLYQLELKKCRHENESVDSSASTHGDESLLDSLLATVTTKDESSTYEFLVANSENEHCKKLLSMWSGLKQSTRRVLSLVAELMSLEKDKEHLRVNLDRAEEEGKLLSVENGILEKENRRLVMKYKERSHTESGGKLTNSSSAKSNKRKSSSKTSSSMAKKVDFDDLDSVSPRQALSPLQSNSVHVVTTIV; this is translated from the exons atgtcTCTTCCCCCCGAAATCGACGATTTCATCAAACAATCCATCGACCACTCATTAGGTCTCCCCATCTCCTCCCAAACCCTCGACATCAAGCTTCGCGCCTCCAAAGAATCCGAACAAAATCTCCGCGATCAGAACACTTCACTccttcaaaaactaaaagaaagagACGAACTCATTGAACAATCCAAG TATGAAGCGTGTGTGAATGCGTTGGCGATAAAGAAGTTTGTTGAGGAGAATCAGAAATTGGCGGCGGAGTGTGAGAATCTGTTGGGGCATTGTAGAAAACTGGAGAAGGAATGTGCGTTGTATGATAATGATAGAGAAGCGTTGATTGATTTTCAGAATGAAGCTGAAGAACGAGCGAGGGAGGCGTGTTTGCGAGCTGAGGAATTGGAACGTGATTTGGTTTTGTATCAATTGGAGTTGAAGAAATGTCGCCATGAGAATGAATCG GTTGACTCTTCGGCAAGCACACATGGGGATGAGAGTTTGCTTGACTCTCTTTTGGCAACAGTTACTACTAAAGATGAGTCTTCTACATATGAATTCTTGGTTGCAAATAGTGAAAATGAGCATTGTAAAAAGCTGCTGTCAATGTGGAGCGG CTTAAAACAATCAACTCGGAGAGTATTGTCTCTTGTTGCTGAATTGATGTCTCTAGAAAAGGACAAAGAGCATCTAAGGGTTAACCTCGACAGAGCTGAAGAGGAG GGTAAACTACTATCTGTTGAAAATGGCATATTGGAAAAGGAGAACAGAAGGTTAGTGATGAAATACAAGGAAAGGAGTCATACAGAATCTGGTGGGAAGCTTACCAATAGTTCATCTGCGAAG TCAAACAAGAGAAAGTCCAGTTCCAAGACAAGTAGCTCGATGGCGAAGAaggttgattttgatgatttagaTTCAGTGTCACCTAGACAAGCTTTGTCACCCTTGCAAAGTAACTCTGTACATGTCGTCACCACCATTGTCTAG